Proteins encoded together in one Deinococcus metalli window:
- the thrS gene encoding threonine--tRNA ligase, with product MHVILPDGKQLDLPQGATALDAARAIGPRLAQDALAATVGGELTDLMTPLPDGAQISLITKKNPGDAAPLFRHSLGHALSQAVGEFYRARGYPAEAVKRGVGPAIDNGFYQDFDLPEPLKEEDLPEIEALMRDIIGRGLDIQRQDVGKAAALAQFGYDPYKVELISALPDDEPVTFYTQGDYVDLCRGPHFPNTGRLPTSFKLMSTSGAYWRGNEKNPILQRVYGVAFATQKELDGYLHALEEAKRRDHRKLGRELELFTIDPLVGKGLPLWLPNGTVLREELTAFLKEQQFRRGYQGVITPNIGNLDLYRTSGHYPYYSESQFNPIEVDEEQYMLKPMNCPHHVRIYGSKPRSYRDLPVRLAEFGTVYRYEQSGELNGLTRVRGFTQDDAHIFCRPDQLKKEFLDVLDLTVLVLGTFGMTDVRFRVGVREPGSDKYVGDEANWTLAEQQIIEAVEEVGLPYTVEPGDAAFYGPKLDFVVKDVLGREWQLGTIQVDYNLPERFDISYVGEDGQDHRPVMIHRAPFGSVERFTGILIEHYGGDFPLWLAPRQVMVIPIADRHNAYAEALREELHAAGLRAEVDDSSNRMQAKVRTAELGKIPVMLIVGDQEQEARQVSVRERGSEGHRERKGVAFDDLKAELLERYKSRA from the coding sequence ATGCACGTCATCCTTCCCGACGGAAAACAACTGGATTTGCCCCAGGGCGCCACGGCCCTGGACGCCGCGCGGGCCATCGGCCCCCGCCTCGCTCAGGACGCGCTGGCCGCCACGGTGGGCGGCGAGCTGACCGATCTGATGACGCCGCTGCCCGACGGCGCGCAGATCTCGCTGATCACCAAGAAGAACCCGGGCGACGCCGCGCCGCTGTTCCGGCACTCGCTGGGGCACGCGCTGTCGCAGGCGGTGGGCGAGTTCTACCGCGCCAGGGGCTACCCCGCCGAGGCCGTCAAGCGCGGCGTCGGCCCGGCCATCGACAACGGCTTCTACCAGGACTTCGACCTGCCTGAACCCCTGAAGGAAGAGGACCTGCCCGAGATCGAGGCGCTGATGCGCGACATCATCGGGCGCGGCCTGGACATCCAGCGCCAGGACGTGGGCAAGGCCGCCGCCCTGGCGCAGTTCGGCTACGACCCGTACAAGGTCGAGCTGATCTCGGCGCTGCCCGACGACGAGCCGGTCACGTTCTACACGCAGGGCGACTACGTGGACCTGTGCCGGGGGCCGCACTTCCCGAACACGGGCCGGCTGCCCACCAGCTTCAAGCTGATGAGCACGTCCGGCGCGTACTGGCGCGGCAACGAGAAGAACCCCATTCTCCAGCGGGTGTACGGCGTGGCCTTCGCGACGCAGAAGGAACTCGACGGCTACCTGCACGCCCTGGAGGAAGCCAAGCGGCGCGACCACCGCAAGCTGGGCCGCGAACTGGAGCTGTTCACCATCGATCCGCTGGTGGGCAAGGGCCTGCCGCTGTGGCTGCCAAACGGCACGGTGCTGCGCGAGGAACTGACCGCCTTCCTGAAAGAGCAGCAGTTCCGGCGCGGCTACCAGGGCGTGATCACGCCGAACATCGGGAACCTCGACCTGTACCGCACCAGCGGGCACTACCCGTACTACTCCGAGTCTCAGTTCAACCCGATCGAGGTGGACGAGGAACAGTACATGCTCAAGCCCATGAACTGCCCGCACCACGTGCGCATCTACGGCAGCAAGCCGCGCTCGTACCGCGACCTGCCGGTGCGGCTGGCCGAGTTCGGCACGGTGTACCGCTACGAGCAGTCGGGTGAACTGAACGGCCTGACGCGCGTGCGGGGCTTCACGCAGGACGACGCGCACATCTTCTGCCGCCCGGACCAGCTGAAAAAGGAATTCCTGGACGTCCTCGACCTGACAGTGCTGGTGCTGGGCACCTTCGGTATGACGGACGTGCGCTTCCGGGTGGGCGTGCGCGAGCCGGGCAGCGACAAGTATGTCGGTGACGAGGCGAACTGGACGCTGGCCGAGCAGCAGATCATCGAGGCAGTCGAGGAGGTCGGCCTGCCGTACACGGTCGAGCCCGGCGACGCCGCGTTCTACGGCCCCAAGCTGGACTTCGTGGTCAAGGACGTGCTGGGCCGCGAGTGGCAGCTCGGCACCATCCAGGTGGACTACAACCTGCCCGAGCGCTTCGACATCAGCTACGTCGGCGAGGACGGCCAGGACCACCGCCCGGTCATGATCCACCGCGCGCCCTTCGGCTCCGTCGAGCGCTTCACGGGCATCCTGATCGAGCACTACGGCGGGGATTTCCCGCTGTGGCTGGCGCCCCGGCAGGTCATGGTCATCCCGATCGCCGACCGGCACAACGCCTACGCCGAGGCACTGCGGGAGGAACTGCACGCCGCAGGCCTGCGCGCCGAGGTGGACGATTCCTCCAACCGCATGCAGGCCAAGGTCCGCACCGCCGAACTGGGCAAGATCCCGGTCATGCTGATCGTGGGCGATCAGGAACAGGAGGCCCGGCAGGTCAGCGTCCGCGAACGCGGTTCCGAGGGGCACAGGGAGCGCAAGGGCGTGGCCTTCGACGACCTGAAGGCCGAGCTGCTGGAGCGGTACAAGAGCCGGGCGTAA
- a CDS encoding DUF805 domain-containing protein: MNEYLNVIRNNYANFQGRARRREFWMFTLINTVILVLLQIPVQGAVLAMAAQQDSENAGLGAMTGVTLIFGVLLLIYSLAVLVPSLAVSVRRLHDTGKSGWWYLITFVPFIGSLVLLVLMVLDSEPGSNKWGPSPKGTAQAGAVSANNW, translated from the coding sequence ATGAACGAGTACCTGAACGTGATCCGCAACAACTACGCCAACTTTCAGGGCCGCGCCCGCCGCCGCGAATTCTGGATGTTCACGCTGATCAACACGGTGATCCTGGTGCTGCTCCAGATCCCGGTACAGGGCGCGGTGCTGGCCATGGCCGCCCAGCAGGACAGCGAGAACGCTGGTCTGGGCGCGATGACCGGGGTGACGCTCATCTTCGGAGTGCTGCTGCTGATCTACAGCCTGGCCGTGCTGGTGCCCAGCCTCGCCGTCAGCGTGCGCCGGCTCCACGACACCGGCAAGAGCGGGTGGTGGTACCTGATCACCTTCGTGCCCTTTATCGGCAGCCTGGTGCTGCTCGTGCTGATGGTGCTCGACAGCGAGCCCGGCAGCAACAAGTGGGGCCCGAGCCCCAAGGGCACCGCTCAGGCCGGGGCGGTCAGCGCGAACAACTGGTAA
- a CDS encoding metallophosphoesterase has protein sequence MRFLVALPLLLAACAPAVFPARTLPDTVAALPFAADTAHLRVVVMGDQGTGTDVQWRVAAAMREVCAAQGCDLGVALGDNFYPAGPKSLDSTLFRDRFEVPYGPLKVPFLVVPGNHDESWLFGGDGADSRGADVQVAYAKVNPQWVMPARTYRAPVGTLAEFFAVDTSPLAAYLPPRRADERQGGAWDVAQRAWLTGALAASHARWKLVLGHHPLFSNSAHGDAGQYDGLGLSFQRGDGVRQLYTLACGRADLLLSGHDHALEVFGPQPECPGTWTAVSGAAGKPSSPGGGTRAAAFEAYGKPGFMVLDVTPDALTVQVYMLDGAGAAVLAHTQVITPRP, from the coding sequence ATGCGCTTCCTGGTTGCGTTGCCCCTGCTGCTGGCCGCGTGCGCGCCGGCCGTGTTTCCCGCCCGGACGCTGCCCGACACCGTGGCGGCCCTGCCCTTCGCGGCAGACACGGCGCACCTGCGCGTGGTCGTCATGGGCGACCAGGGCACGGGCACCGATGTGCAGTGGCGCGTGGCGGCGGCAATGCGCGAGGTCTGCGCGGCTCAGGGCTGCGACCTGGGCGTGGCGCTGGGCGACAACTTCTACCCGGCCGGACCGAAATCCCTGGACTCCACGCTGTTCCGCGACCGTTTCGAGGTGCCGTACGGGCCGCTGAAGGTCCCCTTCCTGGTGGTGCCCGGCAACCACGACGAGTCGTGGCTGTTCGGCGGGGACGGCGCGGATTCGCGCGGGGCGGACGTGCAGGTCGCGTACGCGAAAGTCAATCCGCAGTGGGTGATGCCGGCCCGGACGTACCGCGCGCCGGTGGGCACGCTGGCGGAATTCTTCGCGGTGGACACCTCGCCGCTGGCGGCGTACCTGCCGCCCCGGCGGGCGGACGAGCGTCAGGGCGGCGCGTGGGACGTCGCGCAGCGGGCGTGGCTGACGGGCGCGCTGGCGGCCAGCCACGCCCGCTGGAAGCTGGTGCTGGGCCACCACCCGCTGTTCAGCAATTCCGCGCACGGCGACGCCGGCCAGTACGACGGCCTGGGCCTGTCGTTCCAGCGTGGGGACGGCGTGCGGCAGCTGTACACGCTGGCGTGTGGCCGCGCCGACCTGCTGCTCTCGGGCCACGACCACGCGCTGGAGGTCTTCGGTCCGCAGCCGGAGTGCCCGGGCACGTGGACGGCGGTGTCGGGCGCGGCCGGCAAGCCGTCGTCGCCGGGCGGGGGCACGCGGGCGGCGGCCTTCGAGGCCTACGGGAAGCCCGGATTCATGGTGCTGGACGTCACGCCGGACGCGCTGACCGTGCAGGTGTACATGCTGGACGGTGCAGGCGCTGCCGTGCTGGCGCACACGCAGGTGATCACGCCGCGGCCGTGA
- a CDS encoding [LysW]-lysine hydrolase, protein MTAEDARALLVQAVSIPSLSGHEGEVAAFLRDWMTEHGFQAHVDDAGNAVGERGTGPLTVALLGHMDTVPGEIPVRVDEHGVLHGRGSVDAKGPLCAFMAAVAALPPDALERARFVVIGATEEEAPSSRGARHVMHTLSPDMVLIGEPSGWEGLTLGYKGRLVARVSVERGNFHTAGEGHSAADDLTEAWFRVRAWAGRTAEEGGIFDAVQATIQDLQAVNDGVTQRASGTFGLRLPPRIAPGEAEETVLELLRDLLDVRVTFTGHESAVRHPKDNALTRAMRVAIRAQGGTPVFKVKTGTSDMNVVAELWPAPTVAYGPGDSALDHTPDERVDLAEYDRAVAVLTAALTRVAAGAP, encoded by the coding sequence ATGACCGCTGAGGACGCGCGCGCGCTGCTGGTCCAGGCCGTCTCCATTCCGTCACTGTCCGGGCACGAGGGCGAGGTCGCGGCCTTCCTGCGGGACTGGATGACCGAGCACGGCTTTCAGGCCCACGTGGACGACGCGGGCAATGCGGTCGGCGAGCGCGGCACCGGGCCGCTGACGGTGGCGCTGCTGGGCCACATGGACACCGTGCCGGGCGAGATCCCGGTACGCGTGGACGAGCACGGCGTGCTGCACGGACGCGGCAGCGTGGACGCCAAGGGGCCGCTGTGCGCCTTCATGGCGGCGGTGGCCGCCCTGCCGCCGGACGCGCTGGAGCGCGCACGCTTCGTGGTGATCGGCGCGACCGAGGAGGAAGCGCCCAGCAGCCGCGGCGCGCGGCACGTGATGCACACCCTGAGCCCCGACATGGTGCTGATCGGCGAGCCGAGCGGCTGGGAGGGTCTGACGCTGGGCTACAAGGGGCGTCTGGTGGCGCGGGTGAGTGTGGAGCGCGGCAACTTCCACACCGCCGGCGAGGGCCACAGCGCCGCCGACGACCTGACCGAGGCGTGGTTCCGCGTGCGCGCGTGGGCCGGGCGCACCGCCGAGGAGGGCGGCATCTTCGACGCGGTGCAGGCGACCATCCAGGACCTCCAGGCCGTGAACGACGGCGTGACCCAGCGGGCCAGCGGCACCTTCGGCCTTCGGCTGCCGCCACGCATCGCGCCCGGCGAGGCCGAGGAGACGGTGCTGGAGCTGCTGCGCGACCTGCTGGACGTGCGGGTGACCTTCACCGGGCACGAGTCGGCGGTGCGGCACCCGAAGGACAACGCGCTGACCCGCGCGATGCGCGTGGCGATCCGCGCGCAGGGCGGCACGCCGGTGTTCAAGGTCAAGACCGGCACCAGCGACATGAACGTCGTGGCCGAGCTGTGGCCGGCGCCTACCGTGGCGTACGGGCCGGGCGACTCGGCGCTCGACCACACGCCAGACGAGCGCGTGGATCTGGCCGAGTACGACCGCGCGGTGGCGGTGCTGACGGCCGCCCTGACCCGCGTGGCCGCCGGGGCTCCCTGA
- a CDS encoding phosphotransferase enzyme family protein: MSFAALTQRAQVARLRPSALEALRAYPFTVRRLRLLNHGFNTTFRVDTEEGPSYALRINVNSRRSPQQIGAEMAWLAALAEDTDLCVPVPQPTRDGHLMRELWSPALDRALPVAVFSWLPGPNLGAQATPDQMREVGRAAATLHAHARRWTLPAGTSLSSLRAPLMDSPNRLEREHELLTPERREVVSAALARVEAALGRVYAQDTPRVLHADLHNWNLKWSRGRLSVFDFDDSGVGVPMQDLAISAYYLRPKEELEAELLEGYASATRLPTFAQADYEAVVAGRALVLLNDLLENTTAELRALLPRYVPNSVTKLRHYLETGVFRHDVQGLIPA; this comes from the coding sequence ATGTCCTTCGCCGCCCTGACGCAGCGTGCCCAGGTCGCCCGGCTGCGGCCCAGCGCGCTGGAGGCCCTGCGCGCGTACCCCTTCACGGTGCGCCGGCTGCGGCTGCTGAACCACGGCTTCAACACGACTTTCCGGGTGGACACCGAGGAAGGGCCGTCCTACGCGCTGCGAATCAACGTCAATTCCCGCCGCAGCCCTCAGCAGATCGGGGCCGAGATGGCGTGGCTGGCCGCCCTGGCCGAGGATACCGACCTGTGCGTGCCGGTGCCGCAGCCCACGCGGGACGGCCACCTGATGCGGGAGCTGTGGTCTCCGGCGCTGGACCGGGCGCTGCCGGTCGCGGTGTTCTCGTGGCTCCCCGGCCCGAATCTGGGCGCGCAGGCCACCCCTGACCAGATGCGCGAGGTCGGCCGCGCGGCCGCGACCCTGCACGCCCACGCGCGCCGCTGGACGCTGCCTGCCGGCACGTCCCTGAGCAGCCTGCGCGCCCCGCTGATGGACTCGCCCAATCGCCTGGAGCGGGAGCACGAACTGCTGACCCCGGAACGCCGCGAGGTCGTGTCGGCCGCCCTGGCCCGGGTCGAGGCCGCGCTGGGCCGCGTCTACGCGCAGGACACGCCCCGGGTGCTGCATGCCGACCTGCACAACTGGAACCTCAAGTGGTCCCGGGGCCGGCTCTCGGTCTTCGATTTCGACGACAGCGGCGTGGGCGTCCCCATGCAGGACCTGGCGATTAGTGCGTATTACCTGCGCCCCAAGGAGGAACTGGAGGCCGAGCTGCTGGAGGGTTACGCGTCGGCCACCCGCCTGCCCACCTTCGCCCAGGCCGACTACGAGGCGGTGGTGGCGGGCCGCGCCCTCGTGCTGCTGAACGACCTGCTGGAGAACACGACCGCCGAACTCCGGGCCCTGCTGCCACGCTACGTGCCGAATTCGGTCACCAAACTGCGCCACTACCTGGAAACCGGGGTGTTCCGGCACGACGTCCAGGGCCTCATTCCGGCGTGA
- a CDS encoding EAL domain-containing protein, with protein MPVPTSTTALQSALSDLLRVHAPQATLLASIGEEVLRVRADATSNVVGADLVPPDDWFERGEMTWLTRDGALLGLLWSEDGQVPVTAVQVLTMLLAAARVDGANREAEVLVTQLPVATAWLSVDLTFRRVSRPFLELFGLTDAQLVGRSLSQVFPDRPGLLAGLAQAAAGRSVRLTDERFERAGTVLWARGEARSYFGGASAGVMLTLQDVTGEYDRSARIAALLDTDSPAALLTDTGIVLNASQGLIELCPPSASAAPGAPLWAWPCFADLPSEAVRDLVKLAASGGSARADVALASGERLPLSVRRSSEPGLLVAEGLSARRDGQVPSGMIGQVLAQSEDATVLIDAAGRAQIVSERAAQLLGVEASRLVGLGLTRVLGELGVRTFTTEGDPLTLPEWRDLRLPLKRELLLALPDGGLRHMEVRAATLDTDAGSVLLTLRDLTALRRAQAKVRHNARHDALTGLLNRVGLREAMTAQTSARSTVACLDIDGFGSLNAALGRTACDRLLIQAAARLHDVAEAHGGHAARLTDDTFVVTFPGLDAAAATQAVQETLRAPLRAGQRDVPLTYALGLVTPRGAVTPDAALGDAEIAMQHAKRQGRAQVRAYDPGMRAQVARAFELEDALRGAVAGGQFTMLYQPVTDLKSGGALGAEALLRWNHPALGVLPPSQFLPLAGHSDLITQISAWVIEHALSGRQTIRTALPERFSAWQVSVNLGLEELRRSAGLHGVQALLHEHGAPDIEVAAGSLLDHSQDTLGLLEQLRTLGAQLSVDDFGDGASSLSALTRFPLSAVKLHPTLTARLPDDRRSLALVQGATDLAHRLGLKVVAVGVETSEQLEVLADLGCDAAQGYAICPPLALPDLLKWLQAH; from the coding sequence ATGCCAGTTCCTACATCGACCACCGCCCTGCAATCTGCCCTGAGTGACCTGCTGCGCGTGCACGCGCCCCAGGCGACCCTCCTCGCCTCCATCGGAGAGGAGGTCTTGCGGGTGCGGGCGGACGCCACGTCCAACGTGGTGGGCGCGGACCTGGTGCCGCCGGACGACTGGTTCGAGCGCGGCGAGATGACGTGGCTGACCCGCGACGGCGCGCTGCTGGGCCTGCTGTGGAGCGAGGACGGGCAGGTGCCGGTCACGGCCGTGCAGGTGCTCACCATGCTGCTCGCCGCCGCCCGCGTGGACGGCGCCAACCGCGAGGCGGAGGTGCTGGTGACGCAGTTGCCGGTGGCGACCGCGTGGCTCAGCGTGGACCTCACGTTCCGCCGCGTCAGCCGGCCCTTCCTGGAACTGTTCGGCCTGACCGACGCTCAGCTCGTGGGCCGCTCGCTGTCGCAGGTGTTCCCGGACCGGCCGGGGCTGCTCGCGGGTCTCGCGCAGGCCGCTGCCGGCCGCTCGGTCCGCCTGACCGACGAGCGCTTCGAACGGGCGGGCACGGTGCTGTGGGCGCGCGGCGAGGCCCGCTCGTACTTCGGCGGCGCGTCGGCCGGCGTCATGCTGACCCTGCAGGACGTGACGGGCGAGTACGACCGCTCCGCGCGGATCGCGGCGCTGCTCGACACGGACTCGCCCGCAGCCCTGCTGACCGACACCGGTATCGTGCTGAATGCCAGCCAGGGTCTGATCGAACTGTGCCCGCCCTCGGCGTCGGCCGCGCCGGGCGCGCCGCTGTGGGCGTGGCCGTGCTTTGCGGACCTGCCGTCCGAGGCCGTGCGCGACCTCGTGAAGCTCGCCGCGAGCGGCGGCTCGGCGCGGGCCGACGTGGCCCTGGCCAGCGGGGAGAGGTTGCCGCTGTCGGTGCGCCGCAGTTCCGAGCCCGGCCTGCTGGTCGCCGAGGGCCTCAGCGCCCGCCGCGACGGTCAGGTGCCGTCCGGCATGATCGGTCAGGTGCTCGCGCAGTCCGAGGACGCCACGGTCCTGATCGACGCCGCGGGCCGCGCGCAGATCGTGAGCGAGCGGGCCGCGCAGCTGCTGGGCGTCGAGGCCTCGCGCCTGGTGGGCCTGGGCCTCACGCGCGTGCTGGGCGAACTGGGCGTGCGCACCTTCACCACCGAGGGCGATCCGCTGACCCTGCCGGAATGGCGCGACCTGCGCCTGCCCCTGAAGCGCGAACTGCTGCTCGCGCTGCCGGACGGCGGCCTGCGCCACATGGAGGTGCGCGCCGCGACCCTGGACACCGACGCGGGCAGCGTCCTGCTGACCCTGCGTGACCTGACCGCGCTGCGCCGTGCCCAGGCGAAGGTCCGCCACAACGCCCGCCACGACGCCCTGACCGGCCTGCTGAACCGCGTGGGCCTGCGCGAGGCCATGACCGCCCAGACCAGCGCGCGCAGCACCGTGGCGTGCCTGGACATCGACGGCTTCGGCAGCCTGAACGCCGCGCTGGGCCGCACCGCCTGCGACCGCCTGCTGATCCAGGCCGCCGCCCGGCTGCACGACGTGGCCGAGGCCCACGGGGGCCACGCCGCGCGCCTCACCGACGACACCTTCGTGGTGACGTTCCCCGGCCTGGACGCCGCCGCCGCCACGCAGGCCGTGCAGGAGACCCTGCGCGCGCCGCTGCGGGCCGGGCAGCGCGACGTGCCCCTGACCTACGCGCTGGGCCTGGTGACGCCGCGCGGCGCCGTGACCCCGGACGCCGCACTGGGCGACGCCGAGATCGCCATGCAGCACGCCAAACGCCAGGGCCGCGCGCAGGTGCGCGCCTACGATCCGGGCATGCGCGCCCAGGTCGCCCGCGCCTTCGAACTCGAGGACGCCCTGCGCGGCGCGGTGGCGGGCGGGCAGTTCACCATGCTGTACCAGCCGGTCACGGACCTGAAGTCCGGCGGCGCGCTGGGCGCCGAGGCGCTGCTGCGCTGGAACCACCCGGCGCTGGGCGTGCTGCCCCCCAGCCAGTTCCTGCCGCTGGCGGGGCACAGCGACCTGATCACGCAGATCAGCGCGTGGGTGATCGAGCACGCCCTGAGCGGCCGGCAGACCATCCGGACCGCGCTGCCCGAACGCTTCAGCGCGTGGCAGGTCAGCGTGAACCTGGGCCTGGAGGAACTGCGCCGCAGCGCCGGTCTGCACGGCGTGCAGGCCCTGCTGCACGAGCACGGCGCGCCGGACATCGAGGTGGCCGCCGGCAGCCTGCTCGACCACAGTCAGGACACCCTGGGACTGCTGGAGCAGCTGCGCACGCTGGGCGCGCAGCTCAGCGTGGACGACTTCGGCGACGGCGCGAGCAGCCTGTCGGCCCTGACGCGCTTTCCCCTGAGCGCCGTGAAGCTTCACCCCACCCTGACCGCCCGCCTGCCCGACGACCGGCGCTCGCTGGCCCTGGTGCAGGGCGCCACCGATCTCGCGCACCGTCTGGGCCTGAAGGTCGTCGCGGTGGGCGTCGAGACCAGCGAGCAGCTCGAGGTGCTGGCCGACCTGGGCTGCGACGCCGCGCAGGGCTACGCCATCTGCCCGCCGCTGGCCCTGCCGGACCTGCTCAAGTGGCTCCAGGCGCACTGA
- a CDS encoding DUF3291 domain-containing protein has protein sequence MLPAPWHLAQVNIGRIAAPLDSDTMHGFTSRLDEINALADGWPGFVWRLQGEEDSATDLRPFEDDTLLVNMSVWESLDALRDYVYRSDHVAVLRERRQYFLPMKEAFTALWWVPAGHLPTTDEAWQRLLHLREHGPTAHAFTFRQPFGPLTPE, from the coding sequence ATGCTCCCCGCTCCCTGGCACCTCGCACAGGTCAACATCGGCCGCATCGCCGCGCCGCTGGACAGTGACACCATGCACGGCTTCACCTCCCGGCTGGACGAGATCAATGCCCTGGCGGACGGCTGGCCGGGCTTCGTGTGGCGACTTCAGGGCGAGGAGGACAGCGCGACGGACCTGCGCCCCTTCGAGGACGACACGCTCCTGGTGAACATGTCCGTGTGGGAAAGTCTGGACGCCCTGCGCGACTACGTGTACCGCAGCGACCACGTGGCGGTGCTGCGCGAGCGCCGGCAGTACTTCCTGCCCATGAAAGAGGCGTTCACGGCGCTGTGGTGGGTGCCGGCCGGGCACCTGCCGACCACGGACGAGGCGTGGCAACGGCTGCTGCACCTGCGAGAGCATGGTCCCACGGCGCACGCGTTCACGTTCAGGCAGCCGTTCGGGCCACTCACGCCGGAATGA
- a CDS encoding cupin domain-containing protein: protein MTRSEQPVEQLAGRTLQWLAHADSGAQATALLENVIEPGGFIPLHVHAVEELLVCVEGSGHVQLGGAVLPFRSGDTAIVPAGAVHGVVNPGPSPLRMLGFFPEARPVAEWV from the coding sequence GTGACCAGATCGGAGCAGCCTGTGGAGCAGCTGGCGGGCCGGACGTTGCAGTGGCTCGCCCATGCCGACAGCGGCGCACAGGCGACCGCTCTCCTGGAGAACGTCATCGAACCGGGCGGCTTCATCCCGCTCCACGTCCACGCGGTCGAGGAACTGCTGGTCTGCGTGGAGGGCAGCGGACACGTTCAGCTCGGCGGCGCGGTCCTGCCGTTCCGGAGTGGGGACACGGCCATCGTCCCGGCGGGAGCGGTGCATGGGGTCGTGAATCCCGGACCGTCGCCGCTGCGGATGCTGGGCTTCTTTCCGGAGGCGCGGCCAGTGGCCGAGTGGGTGTGA
- a CDS encoding SLC13 family permease, translating to MDPVTLILILFVAALVLFATEWLPVDVTALCLLSALLVFGLITPKQAFAGFGSDTVITLASLFILTRVILRAGVIEWVGAALARRARSATIMLRAMLGTVAGVSAFTSNTATTAVFLPVVAGLARRAGMPPSRVLMPLAFASILGGTITVIGTSTNIVVSGALPAAGERGLGFFELAWVGVPTALVGLLYLFFIAPRLLPARDGAMEASLRAYLADLTVAPGSPLAGHTLAETGLGRDHGLTVVAVRRGETTTYAPGAAFRLHEGDTLAVEGPTERILAGKSTLGVVSRSELKLQPTPEDGDVRLVEAVVMPGSPLLGRTLKEVRFRERYGASVLALHRRQRDIERLGRLRIQVGDVLLVQGGSARLDSLGDHLVVMGDVTEHQRDLRRAPVALLLFAGAVVLGGLGVVPLAVAVLIAVALSLALRLISPEEAYGAVEWPVIVLVACMLAFGGAFESSGAAKVLTGTLSGVLEPLGPYGLLGALFVVTVALTQPMSNQAAALVMLPLAIGTAKALGYDPRPFVIGITVAASNSFITPLEPSCMLVYGPGRYTFLDFVRVGAGLTLVTFVVAMLVIPRVWPF from the coding sequence GTGGACCCTGTCACACTGATCCTGATCCTGTTCGTGGCCGCTCTGGTGCTGTTCGCGACCGAGTGGCTGCCGGTGGACGTCACGGCCCTGTGCCTGCTGTCGGCGCTGCTGGTGTTCGGACTGATCACGCCCAAGCAGGCCTTCGCGGGCTTCGGCAGCGACACGGTGATCACGCTGGCGTCGCTGTTCATCCTCACGCGGGTGATCCTGCGCGCCGGGGTGATCGAGTGGGTGGGCGCCGCCCTGGCGCGGCGGGCACGCAGCGCGACCATCATGCTGCGCGCCATGCTGGGCACGGTGGCCGGCGTGAGCGCGTTCACCAGCAACACCGCCACCACCGCCGTGTTCCTGCCGGTCGTGGCCGGTCTGGCCCGCCGTGCGGGCATGCCGCCCAGCCGCGTGCTGATGCCGCTGGCCTTCGCCAGCATCCTGGGCGGCACGATCACGGTGATCGGCACGAGTACGAACATCGTCGTGTCGGGCGCGCTGCCCGCAGCGGGCGAGCGGGGCCTGGGCTTTTTCGAGCTGGCGTGGGTGGGCGTGCCCACGGCGCTGGTGGGCCTGCTGTACCTGTTTTTCATCGCGCCGCGGCTGCTGCCGGCGCGGGACGGAGCGATGGAAGCCTCGCTGCGCGCGTACCTTGCGGACCTGACGGTCGCGCCGGGCAGTCCGCTGGCGGGGCACACCCTCGCGGAGACGGGCCTGGGGCGCGACCACGGCCTCACGGTCGTGGCAGTCCGGCGGGGCGAGACCACCACGTATGCGCCGGGCGCGGCCTTCCGCCTGCACGAGGGCGACACGCTGGCCGTCGAGGGCCCCACCGAGCGCATCCTGGCGGGCAAGAGCACGCTGGGTGTGGTCAGCCGCAGCGAGCTGAAACTCCAGCCCACGCCGGAGGACGGCGACGTGCGGCTGGTGGAGGCGGTGGTGATGCCCGGCTCGCCGCTGCTGGGCCGCACGCTCAAGGAAGTGCGCTTCCGGGAGCGCTACGGCGCGTCCGTGCTGGCGCTGCACCGCCGGCAGCGCGACATTGAGCGGCTGGGGCGGCTGCGCATCCAGGTGGGGGACGTGCTGCTGGTGCAGGGCGGGTCGGCCCGCCTGGACTCGCTGGGCGACCACCTCGTCGTGATGGGCGACGTGACCGAGCACCAGCGCGACCTGCGCCGCGCGCCGGTGGCGCTGCTGCTGTTCGCGGGCGCCGTGGTGCTGGGCGGCCTGGGCGTGGTGCCGCTGGCCGTGGCCGTCCTGATCGCGGTCGCCCTGAGTCTGGCGCTGCGCCTGATCTCGCCGGAGGAGGCCTACGGCGCCGTGGAGTGGCCGGTGATCGTGCTGGTGGCGTGCATGCTCGCCTTCGGCGGCGCCTTCGAGAGCAGCGGCGCGGCGAAGGTGCTGACGGGCACGCTGTCGGGCGTGCTGGAACCGCTGGGGCCGTACGGCCTGCTGGGTGCCCTGTTCGTGGTCACGGTGGCCCTCACGCAGCCCATGAGCAACCAGGCGGCGGCGCTGGTGATGCTGCCGCTGGCGATCGGCACGGCCAAGGCGCTGGGGTACGATCCCCGGCCCTTCGTGATCGGCATCACGGTGGCGGCCAGCAACTCGTTCATCACGCCGCTGGAGCCGTCGTGCATGCTGGTCTACGGTCCCGGCCGCTACACCTTCCTGGATTTCGTGCGGGTGGGCGCAGGTCTGACGCTGGTGACCTTCGTGGTGGCGATGCTGGTCATTCCGCGCGTGTGGCCGTTCTGA